A portion of the Cryptomeria japonica chromosome 5, Sugi_1.0, whole genome shotgun sequence genome contains these proteins:
- the LOC131063189 gene encoding laccase-12, with amino-acid sequence MADFSGFNQSCQEKLPLVIACMAFLIATAMASKIHTHTFVIQSKTVTKLCATHNIITVNGQLPGPTLYVSNGDTLIVKVFNKAQHNATIHWHGIRQLRTAWADGPEYITQCPIQPGGNYTYRFTITGQQGTLWWHAHSSWLRATVYGALIISPTQGESYPFSKPDQEIPILLGEWWNANPIDVINEATRTGGGPNNSDAFTINGHPGDLYPCSASDTFRVAVKTGQTNLLRVINGALNTDLFVTLANHEMTVVAVDALYTKPHKTQVIMLGPGQTTDVLVNFTKTAGRFYLAARAYASGQGISFDNTTATAIFEYSKGSLSTSVTPKLPKLPMYNDTKTVIKFEKSLRSLASVDHPVSVPQKVDENLFYTVGLGLINCPNQSCAGPNGARFAASMNNHSFVLPKSMSILQAHHFGIKGVFTKGFPDNPPLQFDYTSKNISTGLWFTEKSTTVKVLKYNTAVQVIIQGTGILVAESHPIHLHGYDFYIVGSGFGNYNEEKDSKKFNLVDPLKRNTVNIPVNGWAAIRFVADNPGTWLFHCHLDLHIGWGLAMVFVVPDGPDYVSTLEKPPSDLPKC; translated from the exons ATGGCAGATTTCAGTGGGTTTAACCAGTCATGCCAAGAAAAGCTTCCATTGGTGATTGCCTGCATGGCCTTTCTAATTGCTACGGCCATGGCAAGCAAGATACACACTCACACTTTTGTT ATACAATCAAAGACTGTAACGAAGCTCTGTGCAACGCATAATATAATTACAGTGAACGGGCAGTTACCAGGTCCGACGCTCTATGTTAGCAATGGGGACACTCTCATTGTTAAAGTCTTTAACAAGGCGCAGCACAACGCTACCATCCACTG GCATGGAATTCGGCAGTTGAGAACAGCGTGGGCCGATGGACCAGAGTATATAACTCAATGTCCAATTCAACCTGGAGGAAACTACACCTACAGATTCACCATTACCGGCCAACAAGGTACTCTGTGGTGGCATGCGCACAGCTCATGGCTTAGAGCTACAGTGTATGGAGCTCTCATTATTTCTCCCACACAGGGAGAATCTTATCCATTTAGCAAGCCCGATCAAGAGATACCCATCCTGTTGG GAGAATGGTGGAATGCGAACCCCATAGATGTCATCAACGAAGCTACACGCACAGGAGGCGGCCCTAACAATTCAGACGCATTCACTATTAATGGCCACCCAGGAGATCTCTACCCATGTTCAGCTTCAG ATACATTCAGAGTTGCTGTGAAGACAGGGCAAACAAATCTTCTCCGAGTGATAAACGGTGCACTGAATACCGACCTGTTTGTCACCCTTGCTAACCACGAGATGACCGTTGTAGCAGTGGATGCATTATATACAAAGCCCCACAAAACACAAGTTATCATGTTGGGACCAGGGCAAACTACAGATGTGCTTGTGAATTTCACTAAGACTGCAGGCAGATTTTACTTGGCTGCTCGTGCATATGCAAGTGGTCAGGGAATATCATTTGATAACACCACTGCTACTGCAATTTTTGAGTACAGTAAAGGAAGTTTATCCACCTCTGTAACACCCAAACTGCCTAAGCTTCCCATGTACAATGACACCAAGACTGTGATCAAATTTGAAAAGAGTCTTAGAAGCCTGGCTTCTGTAGACCACCCTGTTTCAGTCCCTCAGAAAGTTGATGAAAATCTTTTCTACACAGTAGGATTGGGACTAATCAACTGCCCCAACCAGTCATGTGCAGGACCCAATGGAGCAAGATTTGCAGCAAGCATGAATAATCACTCATTTGTGCTGCCAAAATCCATGTCAATACTGCAAGCCCACCATTTTGGCATAAAGGGGGTCTTCACAAAGGGCTTCCCTGATAACCCTCCATTGCAGTTCGATTATACTTCTAAGAATATCAGCACTGGCCTCTGGTTTACTGAGAAAAGCACCACAGTAAAAGTACTGAAATACAATACGGCAGTGCAAGTCATTATTCAGGGCACAGGTATCTTGGTGGCTGAAAGTCATCCGATTCATCTTCATGGGTATGATTTTTACATAGTGGGATCCGGATTCGGTAACTATAATGAGGAGAAAGATTCTAAGAAGTTCAATTTGGTTGATCCTCTCAAGCGCAATACTGTCAATATTCCAGTCAATGGATGGGCCGCCATCAGATTTGTCGCTGACAATCCAG GGACATGGTTGTTCCACTGTCACTTGGATTTGCACATAGGGTGGGGTTTAGCCATGGTGTTTGTGGTGCCTGATGGACCTGACTACGTCTCCACTCTAGAGAAACCTCCTTCTGATCTTCCAAAAtgctga